One stretch of Bos indicus x Bos taurus breed Angus x Brahman F1 hybrid chromosome 22, Bos_hybrid_MaternalHap_v2.0, whole genome shotgun sequence DNA includes these proteins:
- the RNF123 gene encoding E3 ubiquitin-protein ligase RNF123 isoform X4, whose protein sequence is MGPPFCSRNGVSLGTAFENLSRGLGMAYFPAISLSFKESVAFNFGSRPLRYPVAGYRPLQDPPSTSLVRAQRLLGCFRAVLSMELDPVEGRLVEKESSEWQLQGQPTVLLTLAHIFHHFAPLLCEVYVVEAVLMSFLLGVVEAGPPEQAQTVVHHVLDLLWLFMEDYEVQDCLKQLMMSLLRLYRFSPIVPDLSLQIHYLRLTIAILSHEKSRKFLLSNVLFDVLRSVVFFYIKSPLRVEEAGLQELIPTTWWPHRSPREGKEEVREETSEERLRRRAYERGCQRLKKRIEVVEELQVQILKLLLNNKDNNGGEASRYIFLTKFRKFLQENASGRGNTPMLCPPEYMVCFLHRLISALRFYWDEYKASKPRTSFSEEAYVPPQIFYNGKVDYFDLQRLGGLLSHLRKTLKDDLASKANILIDPMELQATTMDDLDEDEEPAPAAAQRPMQALAVGGALPLPRPGWLSSPTLGRANRFLSTAAVSLMTPRRPLSASEKVKVRTLSAEQRTREDIEGSQWNEGLLVGRPPEEPEHPLTENSLLEVLDGVVMMYNLSVHQQLGKMVGVSDDVNEYAMALRDTEDKLRRCPKRRKDILAELSKSQKVFSEKLDHLSRRLAWVHAAVYSQEKMQDIYWLLRVCLRTIEHGDRTGSLFAFMPEFYLSVAINSYSALKNYFGPVHSMEELPGYEETLTRLAAILAKHFADTRIVGTDIRDSLMQALASYVCYPNSLRAVERIPEEQRIAMVRNLLAPYEQRPWAQTNWILVRLWRGCGFGYRYTRLPHLLKTKPEDASLPSLQKPCPSTLLQQHMADLLREGPDVAPSFLNSVLNQLNWAFSEFIGMIQEIQQAAERLERNFVDSRQLKVCATCFDLSVSLLRVLEMTITLVPEIFLDWARPTSEMLLRRLAQLLNQVLNRVTAERNLFDRVVTLRLPGLESVDHYPILVAVTGILVRLLVHGPASGTERATSVLLADPCFQLRSISYLLGQPEPPAPGTALPAPDRKHFSLQSYTDYINVEELAQVEQMLAHLTSASAQAAAASLPTSEEDLCPICYAHPISAVFQPCGHKSCKACIDQHLMNNKDCFFCKATIVSVEDWDKAAHASATSSAA, encoded by the exons ATGGGCCCTCCTTTCTGCTCCAGGAATGGTGTGTCACTGGGCACCGCCTTTGAGAACTTATCCAGGGGCCTGGGCATGGCTTACTTCCCAGCCATCAGCCTCTCCTTTAAGGAGTCTGTGGCCTTCAACTTTGGCAGCCGTCCGCTGCG CTACCCAGTGGCGGGCTACCGGCCCCTGCAGGACCCGCCGAGCACCAGCCTGGTGCGGGCACAGAGGTTGCTGGGCTGCTTCCGGGCAGTGCTCAGCATGGAGCTGGACCCCGTG GAAGGGCGGCTGGTGGAGAAGGAGAGCTCTGAGTGGCAGTTGCAGGGACAGCCCACCGTCCTCCTCACCCTGGCCCACATCTTCCATCACTTTGCACCGCTCCTg TGTGAGGTGTACGTGGTGGAGGCCGTGCTTATGAGCTTCCTGCTGGGCGTCGTGGAGGCGGGCCCCCCCGAGCAGGCGCAGACCGTGGTACACCACGTCCTGGACCTCCTGTGGCTCTTCATGGAG GACTACGAGGTGCAGGACTGCCTCAAGCAGCTGATGATGTCCCTGTTGCGGCTGTACCGCTTCTCGCCCATCGTCCCCGACCTGAGCCTGCAG ATCCACTACCTGCGGCTCACCATCGCCATCCTCAGTCACGAGAAATCCCGCAAGTTTCTGCTTAGCAACGTCCT CTTCGATGTGCTGCGGTCTGTCGTCTTCTTTTATATCAAGAGCCCACTGCGTGTGGAGGAGGCTGGCCTCCAGGAGCTTATCCCGACCACGTGGTGGCCCCACCGTTCCCCCAGGGAG ggcAAAGAGGAGGTGAGGGAAGAGACCTCTGAGGAGAGGCTCCGGCGGCGTGCCTACGAACGGGGCTGCCAGAGGCTCAAGAAGCGCATTGAAG tggTGGAAGAACTACAGGTCCAGATCCTGAAGCTGCTGCTGAACAATAAGGATAACAATGGG GGTGAAGCTTCCAGGTACATCTTCCTGACCAAGTTCCGGAAGTTTCTGCAGGAGAATGCCAGCGGCCGGGGG AACACACCCATGCTCTGCCCCCCCGAGTACATGGTCTGCTTCCTGCACCGCTTGATCTCAGCCCTGCGCTTCTACTGGGACGAGTACAAGGCTTCGAAACCACGCACCTCCTTCAGTGAGG AGGCCTACGTCCCACCCCAGATCTTCTATAACGGCAAGGTGGACTACTTCGACCTGCAGCGCCTCGGAGGCCTCCTTTCACACCTTCGGAAGACGCTCAAAG ATGACCTTGCCTCCAAGGCCAACATCCTGATTGACCCGATGGAGCTCCAGGCGACCACCATGGATGACCTGGACGAGGACGAGGAGCCAGCCCCAGCTGCGGCCCAG CGCCCCATGCAGGCCCTGGCCGTGGGGGGCGCGCTGCCCCTGCCTCGGCCCGGCTGGCTCAGTTCTCCAACCCTGGGCCGAGCCAACCGCTTCCTCAGCACCGCAGCTGTGAGCCTGATGACCCCACGGCGGCCCCTGAGTGCCTCGGAGAAAGTGAAGGTCCGCACGCTGAGCGCAGAGCAGAGGACCCGTGAGGACA TCGAGGGTAGCCAGTGGAATGAGGGCCTGCTGGTGGGGCGGCCCCCCGAGGAACCTGAGCATCCCCTCACCGAGAACTCCCTGCTGGAAGTCCTAGATGGTGTCGTCATGATGTATAACCTCAGTGTTCACCAGCAGTTGGGCAAG ATGGTGGGAGTGTCCGATGATGTCAACGAGTACGCGATGGCCCTGCGGGACACAGAGGACAAGCTCCGCCGGTGCCCCAAGCGG AGGAAGGACATCTTGGCAGAGCTGAGCAAGAGCCAGAAGGTCTTCTCAGAAAAGCTGGACCACCTGAGCCGCCGCCTGGCCTGGGTCCACGCCGCCGTGTACTCCCAG GAGAAGATGCAGGACATTTACTGGCTGCTTCGAGTCTGCCTGCGGACCATCGAGCACGGTGACCGCACGGGTTCTCTCTTTGCCTTCATGCCCGAGTTCTACCTGAGCGTGGCCATCAACAGCTACAGCGCCCTCAAGAATTACTTCGGCCCCGTGCACAGCATGGAGGAGCTCCCAG GCTACGAGGAGACCCTGACCCGTCTGGCCGCCATCCTTGCCAAACACTTTGCAGACACACGCATCGTGGGCACTG ACATCCGGGACTCACTGATGCAGGCCCTGGCCAGCTACGTGTGCTACCCCAACTCCCTGCGAGCCGTGGAGCGGATCCCTGAGGAGCA GCGCATTGCCATGGTGAGGAACCTCCTGGCTCCCTATGAGCAACGGCCCTGGGCCCAGACCAACTGGATCCTGGTTCGGCTCTGGCGG GGCTGTGGGTTCGGGTACCGCTATACACGGCTGCCACACCTGCTAAAAACCAAACCTGAGGATGCCAGTCTGCCCAGCCTCCAGA AGCCCTGCCCCTCCACCCTGCTGCAGCAGCACATGGCAGACCTGCTGCGGGAGGGTCCAGACGTGGCCCCCAGCTTCCTCAACAGTGTCCTCAACCAGCTCAACTGGGCCTTCTCCGAGTTCATTGGCATGAtccaggag ATCCAGCAGGCTGCGGAGCGCCTGGAGCGGAACTTTGTGGACAGCCGGCAGCTCAAGGTATGTGCCACCTGCTTTGACCTGTCGGTCAGCCTGCTGCGCGTCCTGGAGATGACCATCACGCTGGTGCCGGAGATCTTCCTCGACTGGGCCCGGCCAACCTCTGAGATGCTGCTGCGGCGGCTCGCACAG CTGCTCAATCAAGTGCTGAACCGGGTGACAGCTGAGAGGAACCTCTTTGACCGTGTGGTCACCCTGCGGCTGCCTG GCCTGGAGAGTGTGGACCACTACCCCATTCTGGTGGCAGTGACCGGCATCCTGGTGCGGCTCCTGGTGCATGGCCCAGCCTCAGG GACAGAGAGAGCCACGTCAGTGCTCCTGGCTGATCCCTGCTTCCAGCTCCGCTCCATATCTTACCTGTTGGGGCAGCcggagcccccagcccctggcactgCTTTGCCTGCCCCTGACCGGAAGCATTTCTCCCTACAGAGTT atACAGATTACATCAATGTGGAGGAGCTGGCCCAGGTGGAACAGATGTTGGCACACCTAACCTCTGCATCTGCGCAGGCGGCAGCTGCCTCCCTG cccaccagtgAGGAAGACCTCTGCCCCATCTGCTACGCTCACCCCATCTCTGCTGtgttccagccctgtggccacaaGTCCTGCAA AGCTTGCATTGACCAGCACCTGATGAACAATAAGGACTGCTTCTTCTGCAAAGCCACCATCGTGTCGGTGGAGGACTGGGACAAGGCCGCCCACGCAAGTGCCACTTCCTCGGCTGCCTAG
- the RNF123 gene encoding E3 ubiquitin-protein ligase RNF123 isoform X3 has translation MQIGWCTINCRFNQEEGVGDTHNSYAYDGNRVRKWNVTTTNYGKAWAAGDIVSCLIDLDEGTLSFSLNGVSLGTAFENLSRGLGMAYFPAISLSFKESVAFNFGSRPLRYPVAGYRPLQDPPSTSLVRAQRLLGCFRAVLSMELDPVEGRLVEKESSEWQLQGQPTVLLTLAHIFHHFAPLLCEVYVVEAVLMSFLLGVVEAGPPEQAQTVVHHVLDLLWLFMEDYEVQDCLKQLMMSLLRLYRFSPIVPDLSLQIHYLRLTIAILSHEKSRKFLLSNVLFDVLRSVVFFYIKSPLRVEEAGLQELIPTTWWPHRSPREGKEEVREETSEERLRRRAYERGCQRLKKRIEVVEELQVQILKLLLNNKDNNGGEASRYIFLTKFRKFLQENASGRGNTPMLCPPEYMVCFLHRLISALRFYWDEYKASKPRTSFSEEAYVPPQIFYNGKVDYFDLQRLGGLLSHLRKTLKDDLASKANILIDPMELQATTMDDLDEDEEPAPAAAQRPMQALAVGGALPLPRPGWLSSPTLGRANRFLSTAAVSLMTPRRPLSASEKVKVRTLSAEQRTREDIEGSQWNEGLLVGRPPEEPEHPLTENSLLEVLDGVVMMYNLSVHQQLGKMVGVSDDVNEYAMALRDTEDKLRRCPKRRKDILAELSKSQKVFSEKLDHLSRRLAWVHAAVYSQEKMQDIYWLLRVCLRTIEHGDRTGSLFAFMPEFYLSVAINSYSALKNYFGPVHSMEELPGYEETLTRLAAILAKHFADTRIVGTDIRDSLMQALASYVCYPNSLRAVERIPEEQRIAMVRNLLAPYEQRPWAQTNWILVRLWRGCGFGYRYTRLPHLLKTKPEDASLPSLQKPCPSTLLQQHMADLLREGPDVAPSFLNSVLNQLNWAFSEFIGMIQEIQQAAERLERNFVDSRQLKVCATCFDLSVSLLRVLEMTITLVPEIFLDWARPTSEMLLRRLAQLLNQVLNRVTAERNLFDRVVTLRLPGLESVDHYPILVAVTGILVRLLVHGPASGTERATSVLLADPCFQLRSISYLLGQPEPPAPGTALPAPDRKHFSLQSYTDYINVEELAQVEQMLAHLTSASAQAAAASLPTSEEDLCPICYAHPISAVFQPCGHKSCKACIDQHLMNNKDCFFCKATIVSVEDWDKAAHASATSSAA, from the exons ATGCAGATTGGCTGGTGCACAATCAACTGCCGCTTCAATCAGGAG GAGGGGGTTGGAGATACACACAACTCCTATGCCTACGACGGCAACCGGGTACGCAAGTGGAACGTGACCACAACGAACTACGGAAAG GCATGGGCAGCGGGGGACATCGTGAGCTGCCTGATCGACCTGGATGAAGGCACTCTGTCCTTCTCCCT GAATGGTGTGTCACTGGGCACCGCCTTTGAGAACTTATCCAGGGGCCTGGGCATGGCTTACTTCCCAGCCATCAGCCTCTCCTTTAAGGAGTCTGTGGCCTTCAACTTTGGCAGCCGTCCGCTGCG CTACCCAGTGGCGGGCTACCGGCCCCTGCAGGACCCGCCGAGCACCAGCCTGGTGCGGGCACAGAGGTTGCTGGGCTGCTTCCGGGCAGTGCTCAGCATGGAGCTGGACCCCGTG GAAGGGCGGCTGGTGGAGAAGGAGAGCTCTGAGTGGCAGTTGCAGGGACAGCCCACCGTCCTCCTCACCCTGGCCCACATCTTCCATCACTTTGCACCGCTCCTg TGTGAGGTGTACGTGGTGGAGGCCGTGCTTATGAGCTTCCTGCTGGGCGTCGTGGAGGCGGGCCCCCCCGAGCAGGCGCAGACCGTGGTACACCACGTCCTGGACCTCCTGTGGCTCTTCATGGAG GACTACGAGGTGCAGGACTGCCTCAAGCAGCTGATGATGTCCCTGTTGCGGCTGTACCGCTTCTCGCCCATCGTCCCCGACCTGAGCCTGCAG ATCCACTACCTGCGGCTCACCATCGCCATCCTCAGTCACGAGAAATCCCGCAAGTTTCTGCTTAGCAACGTCCT CTTCGATGTGCTGCGGTCTGTCGTCTTCTTTTATATCAAGAGCCCACTGCGTGTGGAGGAGGCTGGCCTCCAGGAGCTTATCCCGACCACGTGGTGGCCCCACCGTTCCCCCAGGGAG ggcAAAGAGGAGGTGAGGGAAGAGACCTCTGAGGAGAGGCTCCGGCGGCGTGCCTACGAACGGGGCTGCCAGAGGCTCAAGAAGCGCATTGAAG tggTGGAAGAACTACAGGTCCAGATCCTGAAGCTGCTGCTGAACAATAAGGATAACAATGGG GGTGAAGCTTCCAGGTACATCTTCCTGACCAAGTTCCGGAAGTTTCTGCAGGAGAATGCCAGCGGCCGGGGG AACACACCCATGCTCTGCCCCCCCGAGTACATGGTCTGCTTCCTGCACCGCTTGATCTCAGCCCTGCGCTTCTACTGGGACGAGTACAAGGCTTCGAAACCACGCACCTCCTTCAGTGAGG AGGCCTACGTCCCACCCCAGATCTTCTATAACGGCAAGGTGGACTACTTCGACCTGCAGCGCCTCGGAGGCCTCCTTTCACACCTTCGGAAGACGCTCAAAG ATGACCTTGCCTCCAAGGCCAACATCCTGATTGACCCGATGGAGCTCCAGGCGACCACCATGGATGACCTGGACGAGGACGAGGAGCCAGCCCCAGCTGCGGCCCAG CGCCCCATGCAGGCCCTGGCCGTGGGGGGCGCGCTGCCCCTGCCTCGGCCCGGCTGGCTCAGTTCTCCAACCCTGGGCCGAGCCAACCGCTTCCTCAGCACCGCAGCTGTGAGCCTGATGACCCCACGGCGGCCCCTGAGTGCCTCGGAGAAAGTGAAGGTCCGCACGCTGAGCGCAGAGCAGAGGACCCGTGAGGACA TCGAGGGTAGCCAGTGGAATGAGGGCCTGCTGGTGGGGCGGCCCCCCGAGGAACCTGAGCATCCCCTCACCGAGAACTCCCTGCTGGAAGTCCTAGATGGTGTCGTCATGATGTATAACCTCAGTGTTCACCAGCAGTTGGGCAAG ATGGTGGGAGTGTCCGATGATGTCAACGAGTACGCGATGGCCCTGCGGGACACAGAGGACAAGCTCCGCCGGTGCCCCAAGCGG AGGAAGGACATCTTGGCAGAGCTGAGCAAGAGCCAGAAGGTCTTCTCAGAAAAGCTGGACCACCTGAGCCGCCGCCTGGCCTGGGTCCACGCCGCCGTGTACTCCCAG GAGAAGATGCAGGACATTTACTGGCTGCTTCGAGTCTGCCTGCGGACCATCGAGCACGGTGACCGCACGGGTTCTCTCTTTGCCTTCATGCCCGAGTTCTACCTGAGCGTGGCCATCAACAGCTACAGCGCCCTCAAGAATTACTTCGGCCCCGTGCACAGCATGGAGGAGCTCCCAG GCTACGAGGAGACCCTGACCCGTCTGGCCGCCATCCTTGCCAAACACTTTGCAGACACACGCATCGTGGGCACTG ACATCCGGGACTCACTGATGCAGGCCCTGGCCAGCTACGTGTGCTACCCCAACTCCCTGCGAGCCGTGGAGCGGATCCCTGAGGAGCA GCGCATTGCCATGGTGAGGAACCTCCTGGCTCCCTATGAGCAACGGCCCTGGGCCCAGACCAACTGGATCCTGGTTCGGCTCTGGCGG GGCTGTGGGTTCGGGTACCGCTATACACGGCTGCCACACCTGCTAAAAACCAAACCTGAGGATGCCAGTCTGCCCAGCCTCCAGA AGCCCTGCCCCTCCACCCTGCTGCAGCAGCACATGGCAGACCTGCTGCGGGAGGGTCCAGACGTGGCCCCCAGCTTCCTCAACAGTGTCCTCAACCAGCTCAACTGGGCCTTCTCCGAGTTCATTGGCATGAtccaggag ATCCAGCAGGCTGCGGAGCGCCTGGAGCGGAACTTTGTGGACAGCCGGCAGCTCAAGGTATGTGCCACCTGCTTTGACCTGTCGGTCAGCCTGCTGCGCGTCCTGGAGATGACCATCACGCTGGTGCCGGAGATCTTCCTCGACTGGGCCCGGCCAACCTCTGAGATGCTGCTGCGGCGGCTCGCACAG CTGCTCAATCAAGTGCTGAACCGGGTGACAGCTGAGAGGAACCTCTTTGACCGTGTGGTCACCCTGCGGCTGCCTG GCCTGGAGAGTGTGGACCACTACCCCATTCTGGTGGCAGTGACCGGCATCCTGGTGCGGCTCCTGGTGCATGGCCCAGCCTCAGG GACAGAGAGAGCCACGTCAGTGCTCCTGGCTGATCCCTGCTTCCAGCTCCGCTCCATATCTTACCTGTTGGGGCAGCcggagcccccagcccctggcactgCTTTGCCTGCCCCTGACCGGAAGCATTTCTCCCTACAGAGTT atACAGATTACATCAATGTGGAGGAGCTGGCCCAGGTGGAACAGATGTTGGCACACCTAACCTCTGCATCTGCGCAGGCGGCAGCTGCCTCCCTG cccaccagtgAGGAAGACCTCTGCCCCATCTGCTACGCTCACCCCATCTCTGCTGtgttccagccctgtggccacaaGTCCTGCAA AGCTTGCATTGACCAGCACCTGATGAACAATAAGGACTGCTTCTTCTGCAAAGCCACCATCGTGTCGGTGGAGGACTGGGACAAGGCCGCCCACGCAAGTGCCACTTCCTCGGCTGCCTAG